A portion of the Streptococcus urinalis 2285-97 genome contains these proteins:
- a CDS encoding polysaccharide deacetylase family protein encodes MANRSHRRQKRKGLAILNCFLLVFCVLFVGVLIYHYKSNSINHTVREFTQVMTKQSKKSSHKGESKKVTNSNKKGSSPKQVWQKASDPLKVPILMYHAVHVMGQEEKANENLIVSPDTFESQIKALSQNGYYFLTPEEAFRILSKNEKPSHKYVWLTFDDSMIDFYNVAYPILKKYKAKATNNVITGLTQSGSKGNLTITQMLEMKKDGMSFQDHTVNHPDLSLQSDTVQKNELKDSKVYLDEQLHQNTIAVAYPSGRYNDSTLNIAQSLNYKLGVTTHEGLASVSDGLLSLKRIRILPTTSAQQLLETIQ; translated from the coding sequence ATGGCAAATAGGAGTCATCGTCGTCAAAAAAGGAAAGGCCTTGCTATCTTAAACTGCTTTCTATTAGTCTTTTGTGTTCTATTTGTTGGAGTACTCATTTATCATTATAAAAGTAACTCCATTAATCATACTGTTAGAGAATTCACTCAAGTTATGACAAAACAGTCAAAAAAAAGTTCTCACAAAGGTGAATCAAAAAAAGTAACAAATAGTAATAAGAAGGGCTCTAGTCCAAAACAAGTTTGGCAAAAAGCAAGTGATCCTTTAAAAGTACCAATACTAATGTATCATGCCGTCCATGTCATGGGACAAGAAGAAAAAGCTAATGAAAATCTTATTGTTTCTCCAGACACTTTTGAAAGCCAAATTAAAGCTCTTAGTCAAAATGGTTATTACTTTTTAACACCTGAAGAAGCCTTTAGGATTCTTAGTAAAAATGAAAAGCCAAGTCATAAATATGTATGGCTTACATTTGATGATAGTATGATTGACTTTTACAATGTTGCCTACCCAATTCTAAAAAAATATAAAGCAAAAGCGACTAATAACGTTATCACTGGTTTGACACAATCTGGGAGTAAAGGTAATTTAACAATCACACAAATGTTAGAAATGAAGAAAGACGGAATGTCTTTTCAAGATCATACTGTTAATCATCCTGATTTATCCCTTCAATCAGACACCGTTCAAAAAAACGAATTAAAAGACTCAAAAGTTTATCTGGATGAACAACTCCATCAAAATACAATCGCTGTTGCATATCCTTCTGGTCGCTATAATGATTCTACACTAAACATTGCTCAAAGTTTGAATTATAAACTTGGTGTTACAACTCATGAAGGATTAGCTTCAGTTTCAGATGGTTTATTATCTTTAAAACGAATTAGAATTCTCCCAACGACTTCAGCACAACAATTATTAGAAACAATCCAATAA
- a CDS encoding homoserine dehydrogenase codes for MSINIAILGYGTVASGLPIMINQQKKQMTQFVGEEIKISKVLVRQKNTFNENAAEQFGFTLVDNIDSIVNDPTIQIVVELMGRIDPAKSYLMKILRAKKHLVTANKDLIALHGQELEKCAKENNVGLYYEAAVAGGIPILRTLASAYASDHITKLLGILNGTSNFMLTKMFEENWSYDQALSKAQELGYAESDPTNDVEGIDAAYKLAILCQFAFGMRIPFNEISHQGIPSITKEDVSVARQLGYVIKLVGHIEEGNNGLEAEVVPTFISVKHPLASVDDVMNAIFIESDGIGNAMYYGAGAGQMPTATSVLSDIMTIAKQVHNHLPVDHFNRLDQTIVSGIESQTEVKKQYYFAFETPDLSGQFMKIASWFKVEGISFEQILQEKGTNQLARVVIITHEMSKKQVEQLKKHINENEDIQLLNVFNVIEA; via the coding sequence ATGAGTATCAATATTGCAATATTAGGTTATGGAACAGTAGCTAGTGGTTTACCAATTATGATTAACCAACAAAAAAAACAAATGACTCAGTTTGTTGGAGAAGAAATCAAAATTTCAAAAGTTTTGGTGAGACAAAAAAATACCTTTAATGAAAATGCAGCAGAACAATTTGGTTTTACATTAGTTGACAACATCGATTCAATCGTAAATGATCCCACAATACAAATTGTTGTTGAATTAATGGGAAGAATTGATCCTGCCAAATCTTATCTAATGAAAATCTTGAGAGCAAAAAAGCATCTTGTTACTGCAAATAAAGATTTAATTGCACTTCATGGTCAAGAACTTGAAAAATGCGCAAAAGAAAATAATGTTGGTCTCTATTATGAAGCAGCTGTGGCTGGCGGCATTCCAATTTTAAGAACTTTAGCAAGTGCTTATGCCTCAGATCATATTACAAAATTATTAGGTATTTTGAATGGGACATCCAATTTTATGCTAACAAAAATGTTTGAAGAAAATTGGTCATATGATCAAGCACTTTCTAAAGCTCAAGAATTAGGTTATGCGGAAAGTGATCCAACAAATGATGTTGAAGGCATTGATGCGGCTTATAAATTAGCTATTTTATGTCAGTTTGCTTTTGGTATGAGAATTCCATTTAACGAAATAAGTCATCAAGGAATACCGTCAATTACTAAGGAAGATGTTTCTGTTGCAAGACAATTGGGTTATGTAATTAAGTTAGTAGGCCATATAGAAGAAGGTAATAATGGTCTTGAAGCAGAAGTTGTTCCAACTTTTATTTCTGTTAAACATCCATTAGCTAGTGTCGATGATGTTATGAATGCCATTTTTATAGAATCTGATGGTATTGGAAATGCAATGTATTACGGTGCTGGTGCTGGTCAGATGCCTACAGCAACATCAGTATTGTCTGATATCATGACAATTGCAAAACAAGTTCATAATCATTTACCAGTAGATCATTTTAATAGATTAGATCAAACTATTGTTAGTGGAATTGAAAGTCAAACTGAGGTAAAGAAACAGTATTATTTTGCTTTTGAAACACCAGACTTAAGTGGCCAATTTATGAAGATTGCGTCATGGTTTAAAGTTGAAGGCATTTCATTTGAACAAATTTTACAGGAAAAAGGGACTAACCAACTTGCTAGAGTGGTTATCATAACTCATGAAATGTCAAAAAAACAAGTAGAGCAATTAAAAAAACATATCAATGAAAATGAAGATATTCAATTATTAAATGTATTTAATGTGATTGAAGCATAA
- the thrB gene encoding homoserine kinase, which produces MKIRVPATSANIGPGFDSVGLAVTLYLEIDVIKESKEWYIEHDLKGVPNDATNLLISTALQIEPNLRPHYLKMTSSIPLARGLGSSSSVIVAGIELANQLGNLNLSIDEKLNLATKIEGHPDNVAPALLGNLVISQYCNERVQYIKTDFPETALLAYIPNYELKTSDSRQVLPQSLDYKEAVLASSTANVVVAALMSGNIVLAGKAIEQDQFHQPYRLKLVKEFNTVRDLSKASGAYGIYLSGAGPTLMILIEKSKVDQLKTKIEQLNLNGDLEILDIDKKGVQVV; this is translated from the coding sequence ATGAAAATAAGAGTTCCTGCAACATCCGCAAATATTGGTCCAGGTTTTGATTCAGTAGGTTTAGCTGTTACTTTATACCTAGAAATTGATGTCATTAAAGAAAGTAAAGAATGGTATATTGAACATGATTTAAAAGGAGTGCCTAATGATGCTACTAATTTATTAATTTCGACTGCACTCCAAATTGAACCCAATTTAAGACCTCATTATTTGAAAATGACGTCATCAATTCCCTTAGCAAGAGGATTGGGCTCGTCTTCTAGTGTCATAGTAGCTGGTATTGAATTAGCAAACCAATTAGGTAATCTTAACTTATCAATTGATGAAAAGTTGAACCTAGCTACAAAGATTGAAGGTCATCCTGATAATGTAGCTCCCGCTTTACTTGGTAATTTAGTCATTTCACAATATTGTAATGAAAGGGTACAATATATCAAAACGGACTTTCCAGAAACCGCATTATTGGCTTATATTCCAAATTATGAATTAAAGACTAGTGACTCTAGACAAGTTTTGCCTCAATCACTTGATTATAAAGAGGCGGTCCTTGCTTCTTCAACAGCAAATGTAGTGGTAGCTGCATTAATGTCTGGTAATATTGTATTAGCTGGTAAAGCAATTGAGCAGGATCAATTTCATCAACCATATCGTTTAAAATTAGTTAAAGAATTTAATACTGTAAGAGATCTTTCTAAAGCTAGTGGAGCCTATGGAATATACCTTTCAGGAGCTGGTCCAACATTAATGATACTTATTGAAAAGTCTAAAGTAGACCAATTAAAAACTAAGATTGAACAGTTAAATTTAAATGGGGATTTAGAAATATTAGATATTGATAAGAAAGGTGTACAAGTTGTCTAA
- the rarD gene encoding EamA family transporter RarD yields the protein MSKETKGILFALLSYLLWGFLSLYWKLLSHVEAYQSFSYRIVWTLVTMSFYILISNRTKFFKSQMKTLSSSKKASFSILLAGIFISINWVTYIWAVGHGQATEASLGYYMMPLASVLLSIIFLKEKLSLAAKLSVLLAFCGVAYLVFQTGHVPFVSLILALSFSIYGLIKKNVTLSSDASMLVEAIIILPLALFYILVISKTPLSHYTFTENILLAFSGIVTAIPLLLFAEGVKRAPLNKIGFIQYINPTIQLCIAVSIFKEPFDKSSFLGFLLIWIAIFLFAIGQFLEGKSIKQNELME from the coding sequence TTGTCTAAAGAAACAAAAGGGATATTATTTGCGTTATTAAGTTATTTACTTTGGGGATTTTTATCTCTTTATTGGAAATTACTATCACATGTAGAAGCTTATCAATCTTTTTCTTATCGAATTGTTTGGACTCTTGTAACCATGTCATTCTATATATTAATTTCAAACAGGACAAAGTTTTTTAAGAGTCAGATGAAAACATTATCGTCTTCTAAAAAAGCTAGTTTTTCAATTTTATTGGCTGGTATATTTATTTCAATCAATTGGGTAACTTACATCTGGGCAGTTGGACATGGACAAGCTACCGAAGCTAGCTTAGGCTATTATATGATGCCGTTAGCATCTGTTTTGCTCTCTATTATCTTTTTAAAAGAAAAACTTTCTTTGGCAGCAAAATTATCAGTTCTACTGGCCTTTTGTGGTGTTGCTTATCTTGTTTTTCAAACAGGACATGTGCCTTTTGTTTCTTTGATTTTGGCTCTATCTTTTTCAATCTATGGTTTGATTAAAAAAAATGTGACGTTATCTAGCGATGCTTCAATGTTAGTTGAAGCAATCATCATTTTACCATTAGCTTTATTTTATATTTTAGTTATTAGTAAAACTCCTCTTAGTCACTATACTTTTACTGAAAATATTCTCTTGGCTTTTTCTGGAATTGTAACTGCCATTCCCCTATTGCTATTTGCAGAAGGTGTCAAAAGAGCACCTTTAAATAAAATAGGATTTATTCAGTACATCAATCCAACGATACAACTCTGTATTGCAGTTTCTATCTTTAAAGAGCCTTTTGATAAGTCCTCATTTCTTGGCTTTTTACTTATTTGGATAGCTATTTTCTTATTTGCGATTGGTCAATTTTTGGAGGGCAAGTCTATAAAGCAAAATGAACTAATGGAATAA
- a CDS encoding bifunctional folylpolyglutamate synthase/dihydrofolate synthase codes for MTYEEVLDWIHSQLKFGIKPGIERVKWLLNELGNPHQQLTAVHVVGTNGKGSTVNYLQTIFSSVGYEVGSFTSPYIMDFRERISLNGNMISKEDLVFLANHIKPIVERLPIETGFEPATEFEIITVMMCYYFGKVHPVDIAFIEAGLGGLYDSTNVFHAKAVICPSIGLDHQDILGKTYQEIAHQKVGVLTAGEPFIFATEKQSVEKVFLTEANEKSCPTYQFDKDFFITSRDNGFDFEYKNFRITNIVLDMKGKHQMINASLVIMTCLLLNKDFPKLSADLIKLGLEKSHWLGRTELLSSHLMIDGAHNRESVEALVKVMQNDYSDKKIHILFSAINTKPIDDMLAMLEEIGELTVTSFHYPRAVALDQYPQKYRKVTQFQDWLKSYQEDSETDFYLITGSLYFISEVRQYWLKKNNN; via the coding sequence GTGACTTATGAAGAAGTCCTAGATTGGATTCATTCGCAATTAAAATTTGGAATAAAGCCAGGTATCGAAAGAGTAAAATGGTTGCTCAATGAACTTGGTAATCCTCATCAACAGTTAACAGCAGTTCATGTTGTCGGTACAAATGGTAAAGGATCGACTGTTAATTACCTTCAAACGATATTTTCTAGTGTAGGATATGAAGTTGGAAGCTTTACTTCTCCATACATTATGGATTTTAGAGAGCGTATTAGTCTTAATGGCAATATGATTTCAAAAGAAGATTTGGTATTTTTAGCTAATCACATTAAACCAATAGTAGAAAGATTACCAATAGAAACCGGCTTTGAACCTGCAACAGAATTTGAAATTATAACGGTTATGATGTGTTATTACTTTGGAAAGGTTCATCCAGTTGATATTGCATTCATAGAAGCTGGTCTTGGAGGTTTATATGATTCTACTAATGTTTTTCATGCAAAGGCAGTCATTTGTCCGTCTATAGGACTTGATCATCAAGATATTTTAGGAAAAACTTACCAAGAAATAGCTCATCAAAAAGTTGGAGTTTTAACAGCTGGAGAGCCATTTATTTTTGCAACCGAAAAACAATCAGTAGAAAAGGTTTTTTTAACTGAAGCAAATGAGAAGTCTTGTCCCACATATCAATTTGATAAAGATTTTTTTATAACAAGTCGTGATAACGGTTTTGATTTTGAATATAAAAATTTTAGAATAACTAATATTGTTCTTGATATGAAAGGAAAACATCAAATGATTAATGCCAGTTTAGTCATTATGACTTGTTTACTTTTAAACAAGGATTTTCCAAAATTATCAGCAGATTTGATTAAACTTGGACTTGAAAAGAGCCATTGGTTGGGACGTACAGAACTACTAAGCAGTCATTTAATGATTGATGGTGCTCATAATCGTGAAAGTGTTGAGGCACTTGTTAAAGTTATGCAAAACGATTATTCTGATAAAAAAATTCATATTCTTTTTTCAGCAATAAATACTAAACCAATTGATGATATGTTAGCAATGCTTGAAGAAATTGGTGAACTGACAGTAACTTCATTTCATTATCCACGAGCAGTTGCCTTAGACCAATACCCACAAAAGTATCGAAAAGTAACTCAGTTTCAAGATTGGTTGAAATCTTACCAAGAGGATTCAGAAACTGATTTTTATCTGATTACAGGATCTTTGTATTTTATATCAGAAGTTAGACAATATTGGTTAAAAAAGAATAATAATTAA
- the folE gene encoding GTP cyclohydrolase I FolE, which translates to MADQKKMEAAIYQFLEALGEDPEREGLKDTPKRVSNMYLEMFSGLHQDPKNEFTALFQEDYENLVLVKDIPFYSMCEHHLVPFYGKVHIAYLPQDGKVTGLSKLARAVEVASKRPQLQERLTEQIADALDQALNPQGVYVMVEAEHMCMTMRGIKKPGSKTITTIAKGLYQSNDSLRQEVMSLIK; encoded by the coding sequence GTGGCAGATCAAAAGAAAATGGAAGCTGCAATATATCAATTCTTAGAGGCTTTAGGAGAAGATCCTGAGAGAGAAGGACTGAAAGACACTCCAAAGCGAGTTTCAAACATGTATTTGGAAATGTTTTCTGGCTTACATCAGGATCCTAAAAACGAATTTACGGCCCTTTTTCAAGAAGATTATGAAAATCTGGTTCTTGTCAAGGATATTCCTTTTTATTCCATGTGTGAACACCATTTAGTTCCATTTTATGGGAAGGTCCATATTGCTTATTTGCCACAAGATGGAAAAGTTACAGGTCTTAGCAAATTAGCACGTGCAGTTGAAGTGGCTAGTAAAAGACCTCAATTGCAAGAACGACTTACAGAACAAATAGCCGATGCTCTAGATCAAGCACTAAATCCGCAAGGTGTCTATGTTATGGTTGAAGCTGAACACATGTGTATGACAATGCGTGGCATTAAAAAACCTGGAAGCAAAACGATCACAACAATTGCAAAAGGACTTTACCAATCAAATGATTCATTAAGACAAGAAGTTATGAGTTTAATTAAATAA
- the folP gene encoding dihydropteroate synthase, with the protein MFIGRHKVDGNACVMGILNVTPDSFSDGGFYQSIDEQLKQVEKMIAEGVKIIDVGGESTRPGAEFVPAEVEIARVVPIIRAIKKRFDILISIDTYKTITAKAALEAGADILNDVWAGLYDDDMFALAAEKDVPIMIMHNQKHEGYKNVTQDVCQFLDKRAKVALEAGVKKENIWVDPGFGFAKNEEDNIQLLRELEKVTNLGYPVLFGISRKRTVNYLLGGNRQPLDRDLGTAALSAYAISKGCQIVRVHNVELNVDMVNVISQIMKEK; encoded by the coding sequence ATGTTTATTGGTCGCCACAAAGTTGATGGAAATGCCTGTGTGATGGGAATCTTGAATGTTACACCAGATTCTTTTTCAGATGGAGGGTTTTATCAATCCATTGATGAACAACTTAAACAAGTTGAAAAAATGATTGCCGAAGGTGTTAAAATTATAGACGTTGGTGGGGAATCAACTAGACCTGGTGCAGAATTTGTACCAGCTGAAGTTGAAATTGCAAGGGTTGTTCCAATTATTAGAGCAATCAAAAAACGATTTGATATTTTAATTAGCATTGACACCTATAAAACAATAACTGCAAAAGCAGCATTAGAAGCAGGAGCAGATATTCTAAATGATGTTTGGGCTGGTTTGTATGATGACGATATGTTTGCATTAGCAGCAGAAAAAGATGTTCCTATTATGATAATGCATAACCAAAAACATGAAGGTTATAAAAATGTGACTCAAGACGTTTGTCAGTTTTTAGACAAACGTGCAAAAGTTGCACTAGAAGCTGGTGTCAAAAAAGAAAATATCTGGGTTGATCCAGGATTTGGTTTTGCTAAAAATGAAGAAGATAATATTCAGTTGCTTCGCGAATTGGAAAAAGTTACGAATTTGGGTTATCCTGTGTTGTTTGGTATTTCAAGAAAACGTACGGTTAATTATCTTTTAGGTGGAAATCGTCAGCCATTAGATAGAGATTTGGGAACAGCTGCACTAAGTGCTTATGCCATTTCTAAAGGATGTCAAATTGTACGTGTTCACAATGTTGAACTGAATGTTGACATGGTTAATGTCATTAGCCAAATAATGAAGGAGAAATAA
- the folB gene encoding dihydroneopterin aldolase: MDHILLEGCRFYGYHGALSEENKLGQIFVIDLDLTVDLKAASISDDVEDTVHYGEVFETVRHITEEKQYHLLEKLAATICDRLFSQFLKIESINIKIRKENPPIAGHYDSVGIALERTR; encoded by the coding sequence ATGGACCATATTTTATTAGAAGGATGTCGCTTTTACGGGTATCATGGTGCATTATCTGAGGAAAATAAGCTTGGTCAAATTTTTGTCATTGATTTAGATTTAACTGTTGATTTAAAAGCGGCTTCCATTTCAGATGATGTTGAAGATACTGTTCACTATGGTGAAGTTTTTGAAACCGTTAGACACATTACAGAAGAAAAACAATATCATCTTTTAGAAAAATTAGCAGCAACAATTTGTGATCGCTTATTCTCACAATTTTTAAAAATTGAATCAATAAATATAAAAATTAGAAAAGAAAATCCACCTATTGCAGGACATTATGATAGTGTAGGAATTGCCTTGGAGAGAACAAGATGA
- the folK gene encoding 2-amino-4-hydroxy-6-hydroxymethyldihydropteridine diphosphokinase, producing MTIVYLGLGSNLGNKEYYLKSALDQIAGLPKTHLKLISPFYVTEAWGKTDQDDFLNLVCQIQTELNALELLEYCQKIEVDLDRVRHEKWGPRTIDIDILLFGNELISKPTLKVPHPFMTERAFVLVPLSDIAPHDLQIKGIPLYQFLEKIDSSTVKRKE from the coding sequence ATGACGATAGTTTATTTAGGTTTAGGTTCAAATCTTGGTAATAAAGAATATTATTTAAAATCTGCCTTAGACCAAATTGCTGGATTGCCAAAGACCCATTTAAAACTCATTTCCCCCTTTTATGTTACTGAGGCTTGGGGGAAAACGGATCAAGATGATTTTCTCAATTTAGTCTGTCAAATCCAAACAGAATTGAATGCACTAGAGTTACTAGAGTACTGTCAAAAAATTGAAGTTGATCTTGATCGCGTTCGTCATGAAAAGTGGGGTCCTCGTACTATTGATATTGATATCTTACTATTTGGTAATGAACTAATATCTAAACCTACTTTGAAAGTACCACATCCTTTTATGACTGAAAGAGCATTTGTTTTAGTGCCATTATCTGATATTGCACCGCATGATTTACAAATCAAAGGGATTCCTTTATATCAGTTTTTAGAAAAAATTGATTCGTCAACTGTAAAGCGAAAAGAATAA